The following are encoded together in the Zingiber officinale cultivar Zhangliang chromosome 8A, Zo_v1.1, whole genome shotgun sequence genome:
- the LOC122010886 gene encoding probable CCR4-associated factor 1 homolog 11, with translation MPVAVINNNDMLISSSAFSTSASRFEVRSVWAHNLDEEFALIRSVVPFHPFVALDTEYPGVVVASKNPYCTLTLSQRYELIRANVEALRIVQVGLTLSDAAGNLPCAIYSDGTCVRYVWEFNFRDFDISRDRYAPSSVELLKANGIDFQKNQVWGIDSCRFAQHLATSGLLSFGHFSPVSWVTFQGAYDFAFLVKMLTCDCKLPMTVREFLHLVHFFFGKRVFDVKHLCKHCPGLHGGLERVASTVRVERAVGSRHQSGSDSLLTWQVFYQIASRVNPQLIHRPEHMGAVFDLQLP, from the coding sequence ATGCCTGTTGCAGTCATCAACAATAACGATATGCTAATTTCCTCTTCCGCCTTCAGCACCAGCGCCAGCAGATTCGAGGTTCGCTCCGTGTGGGCTCATAACCTCGACGAGGAGTTCGCCCTTATCCGCTCCGTCGTCCCGTTCCACCCCTTCGTCGCATTGGACACCGAGTATCCTGGCGTCGTCGTCGCTTCCAAAAATCCCTACTGCACCCTCACCCTCTCCCAGCGCTACGAATTGATCCGCGCCAACGTCGAGGCCCTCCGCATCGTCCAGGTCGGTCTCACCCTCTCCGACGCCGCCGGCAACCTCCCATGTGCCATCTACAGCGACGGCACTTGTGTGCGTTACGTGTGGGAATTTAATTTCCGCGACTTCGACATCAGCCGCGACCGTTACGCCCCTTCCTCCGTCGAGCTGCTCAAGGCTAATGGCATCGACTTCCAAAAGAATCAAGTATGGGGCATCGACTCTTGCAGATTCGCCCAGCACTTGGCCACCTCCGGCTTGCTTTCCTTTGGCCATTTTTCTCCCGTCTCCTGGGTTACCTTCCAAGGCGCCTATGACTTCGCCTTCCTAGTGAAGATGCTGACATGCGACTGCAAATTACCAATGACCGTTCGTGAGTTCTTGCACCTCGTTCACTTCTTTTTCGGCAAAAGGGTGTTCGATGTGAAGCACCTTTGCAAGCATTGTCCTGGGCTTCACGGAGGATTGGAGCGGGTGGCCTCTACCGTCCGAGTTGAGCGAGCAGTGGGCTCTCGACATCAGTCCGGCTCCGATAGCTTATTAACATGGCAGGTGTTCTACCAAATCGCTTCTCGTGTGAATCCACAACTCATCCATCGCCCAGAACACATGGGAGCAGTCTTTGACCTCCAACTGCCTTAG